Within Ralstonia pickettii DTP0602, the genomic segment TTTCTTCGCGGTTTATGAAGCGGCCGGCGAAGTCATCCGCCGCGCGCGCGAAGGCGGTGGCCCGTCGCTGCTCGAATGCAAGATGGTCCGCTTCTATGGCCATTTCGAGGGCGATGCGCAGACCTACCGCGCCGAGGGCGAGCTCGACGATATCCGCGCCAACAAGGATTGCCTGAAGCTGTTCGCCCGCACGGTGACGCAGGCCGGCGTCGTGGCGCGCGAGGAGCTCGACACCATCGACCGCGAGGTCGCCACGCTGATCGAGCATGCTGTGCAGGAAGCCAAGGCCGCGCCGCTGCCCGGGCCGGAAGACCTGCTTACCGACGTCTACGTCAGCTACTGATCCGCCCACGCCAAACCAACTATCAGGAGACAAACCATGGCTCGCAAACTGAGCATCAAGCTGGCGATCAACGAGGCGATCGACCAGGAAATGACCCGCGACCCCAGCGTCATCATGCTGGGCGAAGATATCGTCGGTGGTGCCGGCGCGGACGGCGAGAAGGACGCCTGGGGCGGCGTGCTGGGCGTGACCAAAGGCCTGTACGCCAAGCATGGCGACCGGCTGCTGGACACGCCGCTGTCGGAGTCGGCCTATGTCGGCGCGGCCATCGGCGCTGCGGCCTGCGGCATGCGCCCGATCGCCGAGCTGATGTTTATCGACTTCATGGGCGTGTGCTTCGACCAGATCTTCAACCAGGCCGCCAAGTTCCGCTACATGTTCGGCGGCAAGGCCGAGACGCCGGTGGTGATCCGCGCGATGGTCGGCGCGGGTTTTCGCGCAGCCGCGCAGCACAGCCAGATGCTGACGCCGCTGTTCACGCATATCCCCGGGCTGAAGGTGGTGTGCCCGTCTACCCCGTATGACACCAAGGGCCTGCTGATCCAGGCGATCCGCGACAACGACCCGGTGATCTTCTGCGAGCACAAGAACCTGTACGGGCTGGAGGGCGAGGTGCCAGAAGGCGCCTATGCGATCCCGTTCGGCGAGGCCAATATCGTGCGCGACGGCAAGGACGTGTCGATCGTCACCTATGGGCTGATGGTGCATCGCTCGCTGGAAGCGGCCGCCGCGCTGGCGAAGGAGGGCATCGAGGCGGAAGTGATCGACCTGCGTACGCTTTCGCCGCTGGACATGGACACCGTGCTGGAATCGGTCGAGAACACCGGCCGCCTGGTGGTCGTGGACGAGGCCAGCCCGCGCTGCAATATCGCCACCGATATCTCCGCGCAGGTCGCCCAGCAGGCTTTCGGCGCGCTCAAGGCCGGCATCGAGATGGTGTGCCCGCCGCATACGCCGGTGCCGTTCTCGCCCACGCTGGAAGACCTGTACATCCCCAGCGCCGCGCAGATCGCTGATGCCGCGCGCAAGACCATCAAGGGAGGCAAGCACTGATGGCAACCGCTTTTACTCCCACTATTACCCCGATCGTGATGCCCAAGTGGGGCCTGTCGATGAAGGAAGGCACGGTCAATGCCTGGCTCGTCGACGAGGGCACCGAGATTGCCGTGGGCATGCCGATCCTCGACGTGGAAACCGACAAGATCGCCAATGCGGTGGAGGCGCCCGATGCCGGCACGCTGCGCCGCAAGGTGGCGCAGGCCGGCGACGTGCTGCCGGTCAAGGCGCTGCTGGGCGTGCTTGCGCCTGTGGAGGTGAGCGATGCGGATATCGATGCGTATGTCGCGGCTTATGAAACGCCGGAGGACGACGGCGGCGAGGAAGATGCCGCCTCTGCCTACCAGTTTGCCGAGGTGGACGGCATCCGCATCCGCTATGCCCGCAAGGGCAGCGGCGCCGAGACCGTGCTCTTCATCCATGGCTTTGGCGGTGACCTGGACAACTGGCTGTTCAACCTCGACCCGCTCGCCGACGCGTACACCGTCGTGGCGCTGGACCTGCCCGGACACGGGCAGTCGTCGCCGCGGCTCGCGGGCACGACGCTGGCGCAGATGGCCGGCTTTGTAGCGCGCTTTATGGATGAGACCGGCATCGAGGCAGCGCACGTGGTCGGTCATTCGATGGGCGGCGGCGTTGCCGCGCAGCTGGCGGTGGATGCGCCGCAGCGGGTACTGTCGGTGGCGCTGGTCTCGCCGGTGGGTTTTGGCGATACCGTCAACAGCAGTTATACCGAGGGCTTCGTCAATGCGCAGTCGCGCCGCGACCTCAAGCCCGTGGTCGAACTGCTGTTTGCCGACGCCGGGCTGGTCAGCCGCCAGATGCTCGACGACCTGCTGCGCTACAAGCGGCTGGACGGTGTCAGCGAGGCGTTGACGGCGCTGGGGCAGGGCCTGTTCGGCGGCGGTCGCCAGACCGAGCAGCCCGGCCAGCGGCTGGCCGGCAGCGGCAAGCGCGTGCTGGTGGTGTGGGGCGGGCAGGACCGGATCATCCCGGCCGAGCACGCCGAGAGCGCGCCGCCGGATGCGACCGTCAAGGTCTTTGCCGACGCGGGCCATATGAGCCAGATGGAAAAGGCGAACGAGTTCAATGCGCTGCTCAGGCAGCACCTGGCGGGCTGATGCCGGCGCGCGGACGGCGGGCAGCGATGCCGCCGTCCGCGCGATCACGAAAGGAGTTCCAATGACGACAGAACTGAAGACGCGACTGACGCAGATCAACCAGCAATTCGCCGCGCTTGGCAAGGCCCAGCCCGGCGCCATGAGCGCCTTCCAGGGGCTGATGAAGTCCGCTACCCAGGATGGCAGTTTGTCCGCTGCCATCAAGGAGCTGATCGCCGTCGCGCTGGCCGTGCAGAAGGGCTGCGACGACTGCGTGCTGTTCCACACCAGCCAGGCGCTGCGCCATGGCGCCACGCGCGAGCAGCTCGCCGAAGTGCTGGCCATCAATATCGAGATGGGCGGCGGGCCCGGCGCCATGTACGGTTCGAAGGCGCTGGCTTATTTCGATGCACTTAACGCCTAGCCTTGCTAGACTCGGCGCATTGCAGCCACCGGGCAGGAGCCATGCCATTTGAATTCGTCGATGCTGCCGGTATTGCGCAGGCGGATGCCGATCCGCTGCAGGACGAACTGGCATTGCTCGAACTCGCGGCGCAGGGCCGGCAGGTGGCGCAGCTGTGGGAAGCCCCGCTGTCGCTGGTCGTGCCACGCACCTACCTGCGCCACGCAGCGCTGGAGACAGCGCGCGCCGACTTCGCACGGCAGGGCTGTCCCGTGTTCCTGCGCATGTCGGGCGGCGGGCTGGTGCCGCAAGGGCCCGGCATCCTGAACCTGAGCCTGGCGTACGCCGTGGGGCGGCCGCCGGGCGCGCTCAGCGACGCCGTCTACCTGCACCTGTGCGAGGTCATCGGCAAGGCGCTGCAGTCGCTGGAGGTGGATACCCATTGGCAGGCGGTGACCGGTTCGTTCTGCGACGGGCGCTACAACCTGGCATGGGGGCCGTCAGACGCGGCGCGCAAGATTGCCGGCACGGCGCAGTACTGGCGGCGCGCACCGGCCGCCATGCAATCGCCCGACGGGCAGCGCCACCTGGTGCTCGCCCACGCGGTGTTGCTGGTGACCGCCGATCCCAGGCCCATCAACGCGCGCGCCAATGCGTTCGAAGCGGCCATCGACAGCGGGCGGCACTACGATGCAGGCAAGGTCGTCAGCGTGCGCGAGGCGCGCTCGGCGCAGGGGTTGGATGTCGACGATGACGCTGCGCTGATGGCGCAGGTATCGGCGGCCTTGCAGCAAACCGTCGCGCGGACACCGCCACCGACCTAACCGCCTGGCAGGAAGCGGATGTCGCCGTACCAGGCACGCGCGGTAGTGTTGGTGTTGTCGGTATCGGTCATGACGCCGTACGCCTTGAGCGGGCCCGGCGGTTCGTGGAATACCCGTTCATAGTCCTTCACCACGTTGCGGCGCAGGCTCTGCCATTTGCCCGCGTCGCCCGCTTCGCCCGACACCACGATCATCTGCACCCGGCCAGTATGCGGATTGGGGATGACGCTGCCGGGCGCGGCGCTCGGCGACCAGACATACATCAGCGTGGCATAGGGCAGTTCTTCGCCCCCCAGGCTCTTGGCGAGCTGCATGGTGGTGCGGTCGCCGAGCGAGAGCTTGCTCTTGTCGCCTTCGAAGAAGAACACCAGGCGCGCCGGCGCGTCCTCATGCGCGCCATCGCTGCTGTCTGCGCCGGGGATAGGGGCTTCGGCTTTCCAGCGCCATGCCACGACCGGCGTACGGGCCAGGTCGATATCGCCTTCATGCATCAGTGCCGACGCGGAATGGCTGGCGTCGGCCTGCAGTACCGTGGTGCGGCCGTCGGCCACCAATTGATAGCTGGTGATGGCCTTGCCTTCGGCCACCGGTAAATTTTTCCAGTCGGGTGGCAGGGCACTGCCCGGCTTGCGCGCGGAAACGGAGAGCCCCGGCTTGTCGCTCTGCGCGAGGGAAGGCAGCGCGGCCAGCAAGAGCGTGGCACACAGGGCAATGCGCAGGGCGGGCGTGGTCGTCATGATGGTCGGTACGGAGGGTTTGGCATTGGCGTGATGCAAAGCTTGTGCCCATGGTGTTTTCGGATAGCCTTGCGCCATCGATCGTACCGGAGACTTGCTTCGAAACGTTTGCCAGTGTGGTGGGGTGGGTGCTGCGCGGCCTGCATGGCCGAGGCCATCTTCCATGGGATCGGCTGGGCGGTGCTCAGGGTCGTCACGCTGGGCCGCTATCCGCAACGGGCGCGCGACGTGAACGAGTGGCTGTCCGAGGCGGACCTGATCGCCCTGGTCGGGGTGGTTGCGGTGGTTGCGGTGGTGGTCGCCTTCCTGTGGTGGGGCCGCTGAGGCAGGCACCAAAAAAATCGCGGCCCGCTCGGGGCCGCAAATCGGGAATGCGAGGAGGTCAGTTTCCTCAGGAAACGTTATCGGCGCAAAGGGCGGGGCCAAGACCCCACTTCGGTGGGGCGCATCGATCACAACGATGGGGGCTAGCGACCGCTTACGCTATCAGGTAGGTGGAGTGCGGGTCGGGCTGTGCCGCAGCGCGCAGTTTGCGCACGTTGGCTTCCAACTCCGCATGGGCGGCGTCCAGCCAGGCGACGCGATGGCGCACCGGGTCCTTGGCGGACAGGTCGCTGGCGGCGATCTCGCGCAGGAAATAGCGCACCATGCTGCCGGCGCGGGCCGGCACCGGCATCATCCCCAGCAACTGTGGCCGCGCCAGCAGGCGGTGGCTTACTGCATGCAGCAGTCCCGCCCAGGCGGTGCGGCCCAGCGCGACGTAGAGCGCATCCGTGCGCATCTGCCGGATGGCGCCCAAGAACCGCGCTTCGAAAACATCGCGCAGCATCGGCACCTCCAGCAGTTCTTCCAGCGGCCCGTCGAACGCCAGGCCGCGCCGCGTGGTGGCATGCGGCAGCAAGGCCAGCGGCTGCAGGCGCTCGAAGCCCTCGTTCCACAGTGCCGCCGCATGCGGCAAGCCGGCCAGCTCCGGCACGCGGAAATGGTCGAGCATGCGGATCAGGTTGGGCCGCACCAGCTTGCCGCCCAGTTCCACGCGCCGCTTGTTCTCGCGCTGGATCACGCGGCCGGGCGCATGGGAGTGCAGCAACTCCTCGGTGACGGAGGCGGCCAGCCGCACATGGGCATGGCCGGGGGTGGTGCTGACCAGCACCAACGGTGCTTCGGTATTCAGGTATTCGCAGGGCACGTAGTGCATGGTGTACGTACTGTCCTGCGCCACCACGACCGGTTTGGCGATCACGCCGGCCGCACCCGCAAGACGTACCTGCGAGCAATATGCTTCGATGAAGTTGGTCAAGGAATCCCCCCGCTCACTACGATGTGTAGACGCTTTTCTTATTGTTCTGCTTGTCGTCCATGGTAAGCCTGCGATGCATGGCACACAAAGCGCGCGGCGTCGGTTAGGACGCAAAGCGACGAAACCTTGGTGGGCCAGCCAACACAGCCGAATGGGCTTGTCCCCCGACGGGTGCGCCTGTGCTGGTTGCATCGGCGGATACGGTAGCGCGGCGCTCGGGTCAGGACGATGACATCGCGCCGGGGACCCCGGCGTCGTGGAGACGCTTGAGGGAGCGGCGCTGCCGGCAAGAAAAAACCGGACACGAGACGTGTCCGGCGAACCCATTTGCTGACTCAGGCCGTGTCTGATCCCGAGTCCTTAAATGGCAACGATTATCATTTGCAAAGGCAATGATAATGATCAGGCAATCGAGGTCTGGATCGAGAGTTGTCCGGACAGGGTCTTGTGGACCGGGCATCGGTTGGCCACGCGCAGCAGGTCGTCCAGGACTTCGGGAGACAGTTCGCCAGTCACCCTTACCTCTCGCTTCATCGTATAGGTGCCGTTCGCCTCTTCGTGGCCGACGCAGACGTGGATTCCGCTGACGGCGTAGCCCTTGCGTTTGGCATAGAGTTGCAGGGTTAGCGTGGTGCAGGCCGCCAGCGCCGAATCCAGCAGGTCATGTGGGTTCGGGTATTGGATGCCGCCGCCTGCGGAGGCGTCCAGGTCGGCCTGCCATTTGGCGGTGCCATTGGTCAGGTGGCAGATGGTATTGCCCTGGCTCGGCTGCCATGTCGCTTGGATAGTCATCGAACGTCCTCATCTATAATTAAGAGGCGGCCCGGTGGGCCGGAACAGGCATTCTATACAGGCCCATGTCGATCGCCGGAAGCGTCGCGTGTGCCACTTGGAAAGGATTCCGGCTGCTTTCCGAAAAAGTGCTTGCCAAGCCCGCATGGCTCCCTTAATATTCGCCCCCTCGCAACACAACGCAGCGCTGCAAAGCAGGCGCAGCAAGGGTTGCGGGGTCGGCCGGGAGGTTGGCGCAGCGAGGTTTGCAGCGCTGACCGCAGCAAAAAAAGATTGCTGAAACGGTTGACGAAACGAAGAAAGCTCTGCATAATCTCTTTCTCTGCTGCTGACGCAGCGACGCAAACGGCAAAGCCGGAGGCGAGGTCGAAAGACCGGGTTCTTTAACAACCAAACAACCGATAAGTGTGGGCGCTGGGTAGCGGACGCCGCTGTCTTCGGACAGTGTTGCTTCAAAAGTTATCAGTGCTCGCACAGCAAAACGTGACTGGATCTTCGGATCTGGTCAGTCAGTTTTCTGAGAGTGAGCGACCGCTCGAAAGAGCGAGGACCCGCGAGGGTCCACACAGAGATTGAACTGAAGAGTTTGATCCTGGCTCAGATTGAACGCTGGCGGCATGCCTTACACATGCAAGTCGAACGGCAGCACGGGCTTCGGCCTGGTGGCGAGTGGCGAACGGGTGAGTAATACATCGGAACGTGCCCTGTAGTGGGGGATAACTAGTCGAAAGATTAGCTAATACCGCATACGACCTGAGGGTGAAAGCGGGGGACCGCAAGGCCTCGCGCTACAGGAGCGGCCGATGTCTGATTAGCTAGTTGGTGGGGTAAGAGCCTACCAAGGCGACGATCAGTAGCTGGTCTGAGAGGACGATCAGCCACACTGGGACTGAGACACGGCCCAGACTCCTACGGGAGGCAGCAGTGGGGAATTTTGGACAATGGGGGCAACCCTGATCCAGCAATGCCGCGTGTGTGAAGAAGGCCTTCGGGTTGTAAAGCACTTTTGTCCGGAAAGAAATGGCCTGGGTGAATACCCCGGGTCGATGACGGTACCGGAAGAATAAGCACCGGCTAACTACGTGCCAGCAGCCGCGGTAATACGTAGGGTGCGAGCGTTAATCGGAATTACTGGGCGTAAAGCGTGCGCAGGCGGTTTTGTAAGACAGGCGTGAAATCCCCGAGCTTAACTTGGGAATGGCGCTTGTGACTGCAAGGCTAGAGTATGTCAGAGGGGGGTAGAATTCCACGTGTAGCAGTGAAATGCGTAGAGATGTGGAGGAATACCGATGGCGAAGGCAGCCCCCTGGGACGTCACTGACGCTCATGCACGAAAGCGTGGGGAGCAAACAGGATTAGATACCCTGGTAGTCCACGCCCTAAACGATGTCAACTAGTTGTTGGGGATTCATTTCTTCAGTAACGTAGCTAACGCGTGAAGTTGACCGCCTGGGGAGTACGGTCGCAAGATTAAAACTCAAAGGAATTGACGGGGACCCGCACAAGCGGTGGATGATGTGGATTAATTCGATGCAACGCGAAAAACCTTACCTACCCTTGACATGCCACTAACGAAGCAGAGATGCATTAGGTGCCCGAAAGGGAAAGTGGACACAGGTGCTGCATGGCTGTCGTCAGCTCGTGTCGTGAGATGTTGGGTTAAGTCCCGCAACGAGCGCAACCCTTGTCTTTAGTTGCTACGCAAGAGCACTCTAGAGAGACTGCCGGTGACAAACCGGAGGAAGGTGGGGATGACGTCAAGTCCTCATGGCCCTTATGGGTAGGGCTTCACACGTCATACAATGGTGCGTACAGAGGGTTGCCAACCCGCGAGGGGGAGCCAATCCCAGAAAACGCATCGTAGTCCGGATCGTAGTCTGCAACTCGACTACGTGAAGCTGGAATCGCTAGTAATCGCGGATCAGCATGCCGCGGTGAATACGTTCCCGGGTCTTGTACACACCGCCCGTCACACCATGGGAGTGGGTTTTGCCAGAAGTAGTTAGCCTAACCGCAAGGAGGGCGATTACCACGGCAGGGTTCATGACTGGGGTGAAGTCGTAACAAGGTAGCCGTATCGGAAGGTGCGGCTGGATCACCTCCTTTCCAGAGGCTTGTGTCTCAAGCCTAGCGTTCACACTTATCGGTTTGTTTGCTGTTACAGCCAAGGGTCTGTAGCTCAGGTGGTTAGAGCACCGTCTTGATAAGGCGGGGGTCGTAGGTTCAAGTCCTACCAGACCCACCAAGTTATCCATGCGGGGGATTAGCTCAGCTGGGAGAGCACCTGCTTTGCAAGCAGGGGGTCGTCGGTTCGATCCCGTCATCCTCCACCATCACCTGGTACCTTGGATTGGTTGTCAAATGCAAGCGCTTAGCATTGAGCGTTTGCATTTGGCATTGCCAAGCGATCTAACGATCGGCTGTTCTTTAACAATATGGGATGTAGTAAAGGTGTCGCGCGAGCGTTGATGAGACGCTGCAGTACAACGCGATACCGGGTTGTGATTGTATCAACCAAAATGTATTTAAGTGATCGAAAGATGACTTGGAATACGGCACAAATGCGAGAACTCATCCTGTAGCGAGGTCTTCGAGCGATCGAGACACACTCGTTATAGGGTCAAGCGAACAAGTGCATGTGGTGGATGCCTTGGCGATCACAGGCGATGAAGGACGCGGTAGCCTGCGAAAAGCTTCGGGGAGCTGGCAAACAAGCTTTGATCCGGAGATGTCCGAATGGGGAAACCCGGCCCGTATGGGTCATCCCACACTGAATTCATAGGTGTGGGAAGCGAACGCGGCGAACTGAAACATCTAAGTAGCTGCAGGAACAGAAATCAACCGAGATTCCCAGAGTAGTGGCGAACGAAATGGGAACAGCCTTGTACTCTTTAGCAGCATTGTTAGCAGAACGGGATGGAAAGCCCGGCCCTAGCAGGTGATAGCCCTGTATGCGAAAACAGCGTTGTGGAACTAGGTGTACGACAAGTAGGGCGGGACACGTGAAATCCTGTCTGAAGATGGGGGGACCATCCTCCAAGGCTAAATACTCGTGATCGACCGATAGTGAACCAGTACCGTGAGGGAAAGGCGAAAAGAACCCCGGGAGGGGAGTGAAATAGATCCTGAAACCGCATGCATACAAACAGTCGGAGCCCTTTCGGGGGTGACGGCGTACCTTTTGTATAATGGGTCAGCGACTTACATTCAGTGGCAAGCTTAACCGATTAGGGAAGGCGTAGCGAAAGCGAGTCCGAACAGGGCGTTGAGTCGCTGGGTGTAGACCCGAAACCAGATGATCTATCCATGGCCAGGTTGAAGGTGCGGTAACACGTACTGGAGGACCGAACCCACTAACGTTGAAAAGTTAGGGGATGAGCTGTGGATAGGGGTGAAAGGCTAAACAAATCTGGAAATAGCTGGTTCTCTCCGAAAACTATTTAGGTAGTGCCTCGTGTCTCACCTTCGGGGGTAGAGCACTGTCATGGTTGGGGGGTCTATTGCTGATTACCCCGCCATAGCAAACTCCGAATACCGAAGAGTGCAATCACGGGAGACAGACATCGGGTGCTAACGTCCGGTGTCAAGAGGGAAACAACCCAGACCGCCAGCTAAGGTCCCCAAGATTGGCTAAGTGGGAAACGAAGTGGGAAGGCTAAAA encodes:
- a CDS encoding alkylhydroperoxidase, with amino-acid sequence MTTELKTRLTQINQQFAALGKAQPGAMSAFQGLMKSATQDGSLSAAIKELIAVALAVQKGCDDCVLFHTSQALRHGATREQLAEVLAINIEMGGGPGAMYGSKALAYFDALNA
- a CDS encoding dihydrolipoyllysine acetyltransferase (K00627: DLAT, aceF, pdhC; pyruvate dehydrogenase E2 component (dihydrolipoamide acetyltransferase) [EC:2.3.1.12]), which produces MATAFTPTITPIVMPKWGLSMKEGTVNAWLVDEGTEIAVGMPILDVETDKIANAVEAPDAGTLRRKVAQAGDVLPVKALLGVLAPVEVSDADIDAYVAAYETPEDDGGEEDAASAYQFAEVDGIRIRYARKGSGAETVLFIHGFGGDLDNWLFNLDPLADAYTVVALDLPGHGQSSPRLAGTTLAQMAGFVARFMDETGIEAAHVVGHSMGGGVAAQLAVDAPQRVLSVALVSPVGFGDTVNSSYTEGFVNAQSRRDLKPVVELLFADAGLVSRQMLDDLLRYKRLDGVSEALTALGQGLFGGGRQTEQPGQRLAGSGKRVLVVWGGQDRIIPAEHAESAPPDATVKVFADAGHMSQMEKANEFNALLRQHLAG
- a CDS encoding peroxiredoxin (K07397: yhfA; putative redox protein) produces the protein MTIQATWQPSQGNTICHLTNGTAKWQADLDASAGGGIQYPNPHDLLDSALAACTTLTLQLYAKRKGYAVSGIHVCVGHEEANGTYTMKREVRVTGELSPEVLDDLLRVANRCPVHKTLSGQLSIQTSIA
- a CDS encoding pyruvate dehydrogenase subunit beta (K00162: PDHB, pdhB; pyruvate dehydrogenase E1 component subunit beta [EC:1.2.4.1]), with the translated sequence MARKLSIKLAINEAIDQEMTRDPSVIMLGEDIVGGAGADGEKDAWGGVLGVTKGLYAKHGDRLLDTPLSESAYVGAAIGAAACGMRPIAELMFIDFMGVCFDQIFNQAAKFRYMFGGKAETPVVIRAMVGAGFRAAAQHSQMLTPLFTHIPGLKVVCPSTPYDTKGLLIQAIRDNDPVIFCEHKNLYGLEGEVPEGAYAIPFGEANIVRDGKDVSIVTYGLMVHRSLEAAAALAKEGIEAEVIDLRTLSPLDMDTVLESVENTGRLVVVDEASPRCNIATDISAQVAQQAFGALKAGIEMVCPPHTPVPFSPTLEDLYIPSAAQIADAARKTIKGGKH